The following proteins come from a genomic window of Parambassis ranga chromosome 4, fParRan2.1, whole genome shotgun sequence:
- the amotl2a gene encoding angiomotin-like 2a isoform X1 translates to MRTAEGSSGTVLHRLIQEQLRYGNLTDTRTLLAIQQQALRGGSSGGGTGSPRSSLESLTLEDTHYIQMSTRQEPQGQEHQGDSLHSESPVCPLYQLHGEELPTYEEAKAHSQYLISQKGQAEKDRHSMDKVESEAQWDLKREHARSLSERLLQLSLERNGHRDSLAMSSSHSYPQLYKNNVTNAVASDRHAAPQCADQRGPPPDYPLCARFPEYMLSHSQEHGQYHRDPPPPFYSQHHSRYVSAQPQVVHNNITAAPGNNSAQSNMLMQENEQLRRELEMYTEKAARLQKLELEIQRISEAYETLMKGSAKRETLEKTMRNKLEAEIKRMHDFNRDLKEQLDTANKHRVAKEAECTDQKQHIFIKLLEQNEEQQKEREHLERQIQHLRVSGEECQRRQELLEQALALAQTRNRQLEEELQRKRAYVKKVERLQSSLAQLQAACEKREALELRLRTRLEQELKSLRAQQSQNQTADPTVSEPSSTTLQQHLREKEERILALEADITKWEQKYLEESTMRQFAMDAAATAAAQRDTTIINHSPRHSPNSSFNEDLPLSSHRHQEMENRIRALHAQLLEKDAVIKVLQQRSRWEQGKLGLRPARSVPSINTATNSSTESKGKSLSDDQTGAAVLQPQPLVAAKASSTQSCRAPQEPEVTAVPNQLKVTEGISTATTEDTSGESKAPHKTLQSIGSSEAEVVEILI, encoded by the exons ATGAGAACCGCTGAGGGCTCCTCTGGAACGGTCCTTCACCGTCTCATCCAAGAGCAGCTTCGCTATGGAAACCTGACTGACACTCGCACACTCCTGGCCATCCAGCAGCAGGCCCTGCGAGGAGGCAGCAGTGGTGGGGGCACAGGCAGTCCCCGCTCCTCTCTGGAGAGCCTGACTCTGGAGGACACCCATTACATTCAGATGTCAACGCGCCAGGAACCTCAAGGCCAGGAGCACCAGGGGGACAGCCTGCACTCTGAGAGCCCTGTGTGCCCTCTGTACCAACTGCATGGGGAGGAGCTGCCAACCTACGAGGAAGCCAAAGCCCACTCACAGTACCTGATTTCCCAAAAGGGTCAGGCAGAAAAGGACCGCCACAGCATGGACAAAGTGGAAAGTGAGGCACAGTGGGATCTAAAGAGAGAGCATGCTCGCTCTCTGAGCGAGAGgctcctgcagctctctctggaGAGAAATGGACATAGAGACAGTTTAGCTATGAGCTCCTCACACAGCTACCCACAACTGTATAAGAATAATGTGACAAACGCTGTGGCCTCTGACAGACATGCGGCCCCACAGTGTGCAGACCAGCGTGGACCTCCACCAGACTATCCTCTCTGTGCCAGATTTCCTGAGTACATGCTCAGTCACTCACAGGAGCATGGCCAGTACCACAGGgaccctcctccccccttctaCTCACAGCATCACAG CAGGTATGTGTCTGCTCAGCCTCAGGTGGTTCACAACAACATCACCGCAGCCCCCGGCAATAACTCAGCGCAGAGCAACATGTTGATGCAGGAGAATGAGCAGCTCAGGAGGGAGCTGGAGATGTACACAGAGAAAGCTGCCAGGCTGCAGAAG CTGGAGTTGGAGATCcagagaatatctgaggccTATGAGACGCTAATGAAAGGCTCTGCCAAGCGGGAAACCCTGGAGAAAACCATGAGGAACAAACTAGAGGCAGAGATTAAGAGGATGCATGACTTTAACAGAGACCTGAAAG AACAACTTGACACCGCTAACAAACACAGAGTGGCCAAGGAAGCAGAGTGTACCGACCAGAAGCAGCACATCTTCATTAAACTTCTGGAGCAAA ATGAGGAGCAGCAAAAGGAGCGAGAACATCTGGAACGTCAGATTCAGCACCTGCGTGTGTCCGGGGAAGAGTGCCAGCGAAGACAGGAGCTGCTAGAGCAGGCTTTGGCCTTGGCACAGACCCGCAACCGGCAGCTGGAGGaagagctgcagagaaagagagccTACGTGAAGAAGGTTGAGCGGCTGCAAAGCTCCCTGGCTCAGCTGCAAGCCGCCTGCGAGAAAAGGGAAGCGTTGGAGCTGCGGCTGCGCACGCggctggagcaggaactgaaAAGCCTGAGAGCACAACAG TCTCAGAACCAGACTGCTGACCCCACAGTGTCAGAACCGAGCTCGACCACGTTGCAACAGCAtctgagggagaaagaggagcgTATTCTGGCCCTGGAGGCAGACATCACCAAGTGGGAGCAAAAGTACCTGGAGGAGAGCACCATGAGGCAGTTTGCAATGGATGCAGCtgccactgctgcagcacagag AGATACAACCATCATCAATCATTCACCGCGGCACTCACCCAACAGCAGTTTTAATGAAGACCTGCCTTTGTCCAGTCACAGACATCAGGAGATGGAGAACAG GATCCGTGCACTTCACGCTCAGCTCCTGGAGAAGGACGCTGTGATTAAAGTTCTACAGCAGCGCTCTAGATGGGAGCAGGGCAAGCTGGGACTTCGTCCGGCCAGATCTGTCCCCTCCATCAACACTGCcaccaacagcagcacagagagtaAAG GAAAGAGCCTCTCAGATGACCAGAcaggtgctgctgtgctgcaacCCCAGCCCCTCGTCGCAGCCAAGGCCTCCAGCACCCAGAGCTGTAGGGCCCCTCAAGAGCCAGAGGTCACGGCAGTGCCAAACCAGCTAAAAGTGACAGAGGGGATCTCAACAGCTACCACTG AAGACACATCAGGGGAGTCGAAAGCACCACACAAGACACTACAGAGCATCGGCAGCTCAGAGGCAGAGGTGGTTGAAATCCTCATTTGA
- the amotl2a gene encoding angiomotin-like 2a isoform X2, protein MRTAEGSSGTVLHRLIQEQLRYGNLTDTRTLLAIQQQALRGGSSGGGTGSPRSSLESLTLEDTHYIQMSTRQEPQGQEHQGDSLHSESPVCPLYQLHGEELPTYEEAKAHSQYLISQKGQAEKDRHSMDKVESEAQWDLKREHARSLSERLLQLSLERNGHRDSLAMSSSHSYPQLYKNNVTNAVASDRHAAPQCADQRGPPPDYPLCARFPEYMLSHSQEHGQYHRDPPPPFYSQHHRYVSAQPQVVHNNITAAPGNNSAQSNMLMQENEQLRRELEMYTEKAARLQKLELEIQRISEAYETLMKGSAKRETLEKTMRNKLEAEIKRMHDFNRDLKEQLDTANKHRVAKEAECTDQKQHIFIKLLEQNEEQQKEREHLERQIQHLRVSGEECQRRQELLEQALALAQTRNRQLEEELQRKRAYVKKVERLQSSLAQLQAACEKREALELRLRTRLEQELKSLRAQQSQNQTADPTVSEPSSTTLQQHLREKEERILALEADITKWEQKYLEESTMRQFAMDAAATAAAQRDTTIINHSPRHSPNSSFNEDLPLSSHRHQEMENRIRALHAQLLEKDAVIKVLQQRSRWEQGKLGLRPARSVPSINTATNSSTESKGKSLSDDQTGAAVLQPQPLVAAKASSTQSCRAPQEPEVTAVPNQLKVTEGISTATTEDTSGESKAPHKTLQSIGSSEAEVVEILI, encoded by the exons ATGAGAACCGCTGAGGGCTCCTCTGGAACGGTCCTTCACCGTCTCATCCAAGAGCAGCTTCGCTATGGAAACCTGACTGACACTCGCACACTCCTGGCCATCCAGCAGCAGGCCCTGCGAGGAGGCAGCAGTGGTGGGGGCACAGGCAGTCCCCGCTCCTCTCTGGAGAGCCTGACTCTGGAGGACACCCATTACATTCAGATGTCAACGCGCCAGGAACCTCAAGGCCAGGAGCACCAGGGGGACAGCCTGCACTCTGAGAGCCCTGTGTGCCCTCTGTACCAACTGCATGGGGAGGAGCTGCCAACCTACGAGGAAGCCAAAGCCCACTCACAGTACCTGATTTCCCAAAAGGGTCAGGCAGAAAAGGACCGCCACAGCATGGACAAAGTGGAAAGTGAGGCACAGTGGGATCTAAAGAGAGAGCATGCTCGCTCTCTGAGCGAGAGgctcctgcagctctctctggaGAGAAATGGACATAGAGACAGTTTAGCTATGAGCTCCTCACACAGCTACCCACAACTGTATAAGAATAATGTGACAAACGCTGTGGCCTCTGACAGACATGCGGCCCCACAGTGTGCAGACCAGCGTGGACCTCCACCAGACTATCCTCTCTGTGCCAGATTTCCTGAGTACATGCTCAGTCACTCACAGGAGCATGGCCAGTACCACAGGgaccctcctccccccttctaCTCACAGCATCACAG GTATGTGTCTGCTCAGCCTCAGGTGGTTCACAACAACATCACCGCAGCCCCCGGCAATAACTCAGCGCAGAGCAACATGTTGATGCAGGAGAATGAGCAGCTCAGGAGGGAGCTGGAGATGTACACAGAGAAAGCTGCCAGGCTGCAGAAG CTGGAGTTGGAGATCcagagaatatctgaggccTATGAGACGCTAATGAAAGGCTCTGCCAAGCGGGAAACCCTGGAGAAAACCATGAGGAACAAACTAGAGGCAGAGATTAAGAGGATGCATGACTTTAACAGAGACCTGAAAG AACAACTTGACACCGCTAACAAACACAGAGTGGCCAAGGAAGCAGAGTGTACCGACCAGAAGCAGCACATCTTCATTAAACTTCTGGAGCAAA ATGAGGAGCAGCAAAAGGAGCGAGAACATCTGGAACGTCAGATTCAGCACCTGCGTGTGTCCGGGGAAGAGTGCCAGCGAAGACAGGAGCTGCTAGAGCAGGCTTTGGCCTTGGCACAGACCCGCAACCGGCAGCTGGAGGaagagctgcagagaaagagagccTACGTGAAGAAGGTTGAGCGGCTGCAAAGCTCCCTGGCTCAGCTGCAAGCCGCCTGCGAGAAAAGGGAAGCGTTGGAGCTGCGGCTGCGCACGCggctggagcaggaactgaaAAGCCTGAGAGCACAACAG TCTCAGAACCAGACTGCTGACCCCACAGTGTCAGAACCGAGCTCGACCACGTTGCAACAGCAtctgagggagaaagaggagcgTATTCTGGCCCTGGAGGCAGACATCACCAAGTGGGAGCAAAAGTACCTGGAGGAGAGCACCATGAGGCAGTTTGCAATGGATGCAGCtgccactgctgcagcacagag AGATACAACCATCATCAATCATTCACCGCGGCACTCACCCAACAGCAGTTTTAATGAAGACCTGCCTTTGTCCAGTCACAGACATCAGGAGATGGAGAACAG GATCCGTGCACTTCACGCTCAGCTCCTGGAGAAGGACGCTGTGATTAAAGTTCTACAGCAGCGCTCTAGATGGGAGCAGGGCAAGCTGGGACTTCGTCCGGCCAGATCTGTCCCCTCCATCAACACTGCcaccaacagcagcacagagagtaAAG GAAAGAGCCTCTCAGATGACCAGAcaggtgctgctgtgctgcaacCCCAGCCCCTCGTCGCAGCCAAGGCCTCCAGCACCCAGAGCTGTAGGGCCCCTCAAGAGCCAGAGGTCACGGCAGTGCCAAACCAGCTAAAAGTGACAGAGGGGATCTCAACAGCTACCACTG AAGACACATCAGGGGAGTCGAAAGCACCACACAAGACACTACAGAGCATCGGCAGCTCAGAGGCAGAGGTGGTTGAAATCCTCATTTGA